TTTTTATACAATATTAAAATATTTAATATTTTTAATAGCCATTCATTTCTTTGTCTTCATTAATAAGCATTCTAATATATGCGGCACGAGTTGGAAAGAATTTTTTATTATAGATATAGTCTAAATATTTTAATTCATCTTCTTCTAAATAAATTACAACCTGTCTTTTCTTTGGTTTATATTGGCTATTATCTTTTTCTTTGTTGTCTGTCATCTATTAATTCCTTGTTTTTTTTCCCTCTCCTTGGCACTAAGTTTTAGAAAATCAGTGAAATCAAATCCTTTCTTTAGCTCTTTTTCTAATCCGTTTTGTTTGAGTATCTTTTCCCATTCTATTATTTCTACAACTTTACAAGAGTTATTTAACTGCTCTTTTAAAGCCTTTGCACCATTTTTCCCTGCCTCGTCATAATCATATGCTACAACAATGTAACTATCTTTTAACATATCAATTTGAATTTGTTTTAAATGAGTGGCAGCACTCCCAAAGCTTATAGCCTTATATCCACGTGACAACATATTTAAGCAGTCTTTTTCACCTTCAGCTATGAATATAGGACTATCATCTCTTGTATATTCTTTTAATGCTTGGATATTAAAGGCGCAGCGTGGTCTATTTTTGCTAAAAGTGTATTTGATATTTAAATTTGGATTATATTTCCAAAGCGTTACGATCTTGCCAGTCTCATTTCTTAATGGCATTACCAACCTATCTTCTTCTTTGGAATAACCTATTTGAAATCTTTGAGCTATTTCTTTACGTTGATTATTGTCACAAACTGGAAGCAGTTTATGTAAAAGTTCTTGATAGCGTGTAAAATTCTCACGCCTTTCATTTTCGTATTTTTTTACTATGTCGTCATCAAGATAATCTATTGTGGGTTCTTCTTTAATTGGTCTAACATTTATAGCTTTTTTATGAATAGCAATATTTGTCTTTTGCCCATGATTTAGATCATGATCTATTTTTAGGTTGTCTAGAATACCTGCTACTTCTAAAAATGCACTTCTTTCGTCGCAATTCTTTATTTCCTTATAAAATGCTATTATATCACCCCTAAAACCACTGCCAAAGTCTTTAATATAGCCATTCTTTGGATCAATAGAAGCAGAAGCGGTATGCTCATCTTCTCGCATCCTGAATTTATAGTGGCTATCCACGTCAAAACCAAGATATTCTAAAAAAGCCCTTGTATCATCTTTGTGTAAGTTCATTTAATTACTCTTCTTGCTTGTTTTAAAGTTTTTAAATTTGCAAAAACTT
This window of the Campylobacter concisus genome carries:
- a CDS encoding toprim domain-containing protein, encoding MNLHKDDTRAFLEYLGFDVDSHYKFRMREDEHTASASIDPKNGYIKDFGSGFRGDIIAFYKEIKNCDERSAFLEVAGILDNLKIDHDLNHGQKTNIAIHKKAINVRPIKEEPTIDYLDDDIVKKYENERRENFTRYQELLHKLLPVCDNNQRKEIAQRFQIGYSKEEDRLVMPLRNETGKIVTLWKYNPNLNIKYTFSKNRPRCAFNIQALKEYTRDDSPIFIAEGEKDCLNMLSRGYKAISFGSAATHLKQIQIDMLKDSYIVVAYDYDEAGKNGAKALKEQLNNSCKVVEIIEWEKILKQNGLEKELKKGFDFTDFLKLSAKEREKKQGINR